Below is a window of Maylandia zebra isolate NMK-2024a linkage group LG19, Mzebra_GT3a, whole genome shotgun sequence DNA.
GTGCTCGCAGTCGTAGTCTCCCTCTGTGACCAGTGCTCGCAGTCCTAGTCTCCCTCTGTGACCAGTGCTCCCAGTTTGACCAGTAGCTCCTTgttgtgtctgtctgtagtTACCTGATAAGTCGATGCCCAGCCTGGTTCGGTTTTATTACTCTTGGAAGAAGAGTCGCAGTAAAACCAGCCTGATGGACCGCCAGACTCGGAAACACAAACGAGAGCGAGACGACAGGTGAGCAGATACCTGCGCAGGTGTGGGTGCTACCCGATTGGCCGATGAGTGTAAATATAAATGTCTGTTTCAGTGACGATGAAGTCGAGGACGGTAATGGAAATCCTCCGAGTGACTCTGAGTTGGACGTAAATAAAGAAGACAAGAAGGAGGTACAAAGTTCAGTgtttacttgtttgtttgtttgtttgcttgtttgtttacctgtttgttgctgttgtttaccCGTGTGACTCTTTTCAGGTGAGCTCAGGTTcagagaggtcagaggtgaaACCAGTTTCTGGTCTGAAGGTAAGAACACCTTAGCAACCCTCAGACCGTAGCCTGTATGTTCGTACCTGTCTGTTAGATGGGTGACGGCGgctgcctctctctctgttcaccTGCAGACAGGTGGGAAGGCGTCCCAGCGGATGAAGAAGCGCCCCCCCAGAGGGATGTTTCTGAACCATCAGGACGTTGTTTCTCTGTCGTCCTCAACGCCTCAGGGACTCATCAGACAGCTCGACTCGCAGCTCGTCTCCATCAAGAGACAGGTGAGTCCATGGTCACAGAAACGCTAGAACGGGGAGGTGCAACCATCGCCAGAAATCTACAGAGGGACTGAAAATAGTCAGAGGGCTGGTCAGGTAATGGCGTTTATCGCCAATACAAACAAACCTAACCTAAACAAAAGGTCACCTGTACGAGCTGCAACAGGTAAACTGCTTCACGCCTGATCATCTGCACAGCGTGGATACCTGCACTCACCTTGATCACATTCCTGTTTCTGAGCCTCAGTCTCTGTTTCAGATTCAGACCATCAAACAGACCAACAGCGTGCTGAAGGAGAAACTCAGCTCGGGGCTGGACGAGTTAAGGCTGCCCGAGGTAACCGCGGCAACGCGATAACACAGCAACATGCCAGCGCAATACAGCAACATGGCAGCGCAATACAGCAACGCAGTACAGTAACACATAACCGCAATATAGAAATACACAAATGCagttcaaaaacacacaaatgcagtACAGCACAGTGAGTGTATCCTCACTGATTTTTCTCTGTGATTTCGACGATCGATTCAGATCACTTTATTCAAACTAATAAAGTCACTGAGCGCGCTCACTGAGCATCGAAATCACAGAGAAAATCAGTGAGGATACACTCACAGCAACTGAAAGAGCGCGCTCTTTCAGTTGCTGGTGTTCCTGGATGCTAATGTTTCTTTATGTTTCAGGTGAACCAGAAGTTCAATAACCGTTGGACCACAGAGGAGCAGCTGCTCGCCGTCCAAGGTAACACCTGAAACAAGTCACCTGACAGATGTTCTCATCTTTTTAAAGCATCTGTTTATCAGTGTCAGGGTTGATTGATCAGACATGTAAAATCATAACTGGATAACCTATCAAGGTGCGGACATGTGAACTCGAGCCTTCTATGAAGGCTGCTGTCAGACTTCTCAGTCAGTGATTGGTCGATGACTGTCTCCCTCCCGTCCAATCCTACACAGCCATCAGGAAGTATGGGCGGGACTTCCAAGCCATCTCAGATGTGATTGGTAACAAGTCGGTGGTGCAGGTGAAGAACTTCCTAGTAAACTACAGACGCAGGTTTAACCTGGACGAGGTGCTGCAGGAGTGGGAGGCGGAGCACGGCATGGAGGTGGGGGCAGGAGCGAGCGAGGACGACAGGATGGAGGAGAAGATGGAGGTGTGTCCCACTGAGGAGGATGAGGTCACCGCCAAGCAGACCAAGGAGGTGAGGACACAAATCCCAGCATGCTTGGCAGCACACATACCTGTCTGGGTCATGTGACCTCCGTTTTTTACGGTTCCCGTGTCAGCTCATGCTACTCATGTGACTGATTTTGGTCTCAGTGGATGTGATGATTTTAGAGGCATTAAGGAAGTTGTACTAATGACACTGCATGACTCCAATTACATACACCTGGCCACATCTGCACTCACCTGCTCAGGTGGGACAGtctcactgtgtttttcttctcctACAGGATTCATCCTCTCCACTGAATGCCAACAAGCCTTTGGCCTCCTGAGACCTTCTGGCCCTTCCTCTTTAGATTCAGGGCTCCGCCCCTCCAGTTTCAGGCCCCGCCCCACAGGCTttataatgtaattttttttattgtataatgTGTTTCTCTTTAATTTTCTCCGTTTTTAGATCAGGTGTGGGGTTTGTTTTATTAACCTGTCATTTACTGCTCGCTCTGGACCAATCAGACCCGTCAGTCCAAATGGGCGGAGCTTTTGTTCcttattttctgcttttcatgcttttttttgggttgttttttgtttttattacttcCTGTTTGGTGTGTTGGGGATAGGGTGTCAGACTGAAGCAGCCATGTTGGATGACCTTGTTCAGGAAGGAGGTGTGTCCTAACCTGATGGCatcttttttgggtttttttttttttctattattttaggACTTTTTAGAAAGACAATAAAACCAAAGTTGATCAGTAAAGTAATTtgtatgttttcttctttgagACCAAACTGAGTCCTCAGGTGATTTAAGAGAAGTGGCGCCCcctgctgtctgtgtttgtgtgctacAGAGACAGACTGACCAGCTGTGTCTACTGATGGAAAATGAGCCAAATAGAAACGAGTCACCATAATAAGTCACAGCAGTCTCCTCAGACAGTGGAAACACTGAGGtttcttttcattattattgtAACAGCAGATCATAAAACATCTCAGGACGCAGAGTTAATTTTCATTAATCTGCAGCATCATAAATGAGTTTTCTAAAATAATCTCAGGATTTAAATCGGCGCGTGTGCCTGAGCCAGTCTGCTCTGCAGCTCAGTGGGGCAGACACAAACTCTATTTATCTGTAAATTAAATCAGAAACTACACTTTaatcattttccttttcttggttcaggctgctgctctTAAAGCTCACatggaaattaaaataaacactGCAGCTTTTGTACTGCGTTGCTGTATTGCGGTTATGTGTTACTGTactcacactttgcaaaactctGTGATGGGCCAGTTCTGGTCCCCGGGCCTTGTgttcaatgttccctctaagtgGCGCgtgtgcgcaattgcgcactgctggcacggtctctgcgcacagaaaatctgtgttgcgcacaaaaaaataaatctaacctgaattgaaattaaaattaatacgtTCACAATTCTGTTCttcagtgtgagtcagtgagtgactggctgctcccgtatgggatcagaacgatgccaccttattccatagtccagccaatgatgcgattcacattcgtatatacgcagctaatcaacgtggtTGTCAGGCTATGACAGcatccttatgtgccgacaccggtgttttagcgagcaaagcggctgatgtggagtgaagccacgttaatgacaacgtgtacaaccattggagatgtgagcaggacagacggaacaattgacagaaaagtgtggactttataccagtttttaaattgtgttgatcggccacgtaaaaccagagttatgataaaaatatctgcaatgtttggttttcttcctgaatactgtcgttgtttatatttactgcgggaggAAACGGTAAAAATGGCGTTTTTATAAAAATTGCGACGTTTagcacaaatcttgtgtagttagtgtgtagtgtagtcaatagttttgttgtgtgtgtcagaacaatgaggcgactgctgaatgttacaggtgttacagcagtgatacatctgctgttgtcaggcctgcaggtatcaggctgttgttctccttcatcccatagtggacagaaattattttttggagtggcacaaataatttgtgtggcatcagatcagatgcagaacagctgattgttctgtaaatagtttgaaatgtttatttaaaaagcgccttggctgcatttttaggtaaacagctgcaaaaaactttgtttgcataactcagttacttttttgaagaagtaactacagtggcttgcaaaagtattcggcccccttgaactttcccacattttgtcacattacagccaaaatcaattttattggaattccacgtgaaagaccaacacaaagtggtgcacacgtgagaagtggaacaaaaatcatacatgattccaaacattttttacaaataaataactgcaaagtggagtgtgcgtaattattcagccccctgagtcaatactttgtagaaccaccttttgctgcagttacagctgccagtcttttagggtctgtctctaccagctttgcacatctacagactgaaatctttgttcattcttctttgcaaaaaaactccagctcagtcagattagatggacagtgtttgtgaacagcagttttcagatcttgccacagattttcgattggatttagatctggactttgactgggccagtctaacacatggatatgttttgttttaaaccattccattgttgccctggctttatgtttagggtcgttgtcctgctggaaggtgagcTCTgtcccagtctcaagtcttttgcagactccaagaggttttcttccaagactgccctgtatttggctccatccatcttcccatcaactctgaccaacttccctgtccctgctgaagagaagcacccccagagcatgatgctgccacccccatatctgacagtggggatggtgtgttcagagtcatgtgcagtgttagttttctgccacacatagcgttttgcattatggccaaaaagttccattttggtctcatctgaccagagcagcttcttccacatgtttgctgtgtcccccacatggcttgtggcaaactgcaaatgggacttcttatggtttgcTGTTaacagtagggctgccacgattcgTCGACTAGTCatgattacgtcgactatcaaaatcgtcgacgactgatttaacagtcgacgtgtcgtttgaagctttgtaagatcccaaaagacgcaggaataagcaGTAGgttttaagagtgtaataacggactgaaacagaagatggtagcactgcatgtacaaggatgccagctgccattaaaccccgaagaagaagctgtgtcccagaattcatagcgcggccctgctcagtttccaacaatggcggcagctagttagttttaatgttactcttattattctttctgggtcacaaaataaacgtttaacatatgttcaggcgagaatgtagctgtgtaaacctcaaatacctgctcagtttatcaagacaccacatattttcaaaagcgctccgaccttttcagagacgtctgttacccactagcttgATAGTGAGccggggcaaggctcactagagccgtgagaacaccggactcccggctaatcgttttcaaacccaccgcagtctttcactactcaggttaaacatgatatataagataaaactttattaatccctcgggtgggttcctctgggaaattcggtttccaaaagcacagcaccgacagaagttacagagttacagaatattatatatatatatatacacacacatatataaatacagagacaaatataaataaaatatatgaaggggataaatagaataaataggaataaaaataaaaatacaagtgaattgcacatttcaagtattgaggtctattgcaccattgactattaacaaaagtattgcactaaaggtattgcacagtgaagtgaagaggcactacagcttagttgttcccccctcctttgtcctcctgtttcccctccctctcccctccagagaggagttaaacagtttgatggcgtgtgggacaaaggattttttaagtctgttagttcttgtcttggggagaagaaacctgtcactgaacagactcttctggttgtttatggccgtgtgcagaggatgcccagcattgtccataatgtccagcagtttctttaatgtccttttctctgccactgtcaccagagtgtccagcttcatgccgaccacagagctagccttcctgatcaatttctccagcctggatgagtccctctttgctgtgctgctcccccagcacaccacagcatagaaaagtactccagcaaccactgactggtaaaacatcctcaggagcttcctgcagatgttaaaagacctcagcctcctgagaaagtacagtcggctttgggattttttatacaggtgctctgtgttgcatgaccagtccagtttattgtccacccacagcccgaggtacttgtacttgttgaccacctccacctcctccccctctatctgaaccggcagtggaccttctctggacctcccgaagtccacaaccagttccttagtctttgaggtgttgagttgcaggtggtttgtgtgactccatgcgacaaagtccctcaccagacttctgtactcgtcttcctgatcatcccagatacaccccatgatggctgtgtcatgtgcaaacttctgaatatggcataattcagagttgtagcagaagtcagaggtgtacagggtgaagagaagaggggacagcacagttccctgtggtgctcctgtgctgctgaccacagtgtccgacgtgatgtccttcagcctgacgtactgtggtctgtcggtgaggtagtcggagatccaagccaccaggcaggggtccacctccatcctgttcagtttttcctgaagcatacagggccggatggtattaaaggcactggaaaagtcaagaaacaggatcttgaccgtgccttttcccccatccaggtgtgagtgggctctgtgtaggaggtacaggatggcatcctccactccgacacccgccttgtatgcaaactgtagtgagTCCtcggcatgttgtacctgtggtcggaggaggttgaggaagagccgctctagagtcttcataagatgtgacgtcagtgccaccggtcggaagtcattcagctcattgggccggttccttttggggaccgggacgatgcaggatgtcttccatagggcgggcactctctccagtcgcagactgaggttgaagactcgttgtagcggctccccaagttcagcagcacacgcctttagcatcctaggacacaccttgtctgggcctgctgcctttctggggcgaagcttcctcagttgtctcctgacctgatccactgtgacacggggagatgtttgggaggaggggagggggggagatgtcttgctgctgagagagggattcgaggaggggggtgtcttagtgtcaggaagggggggaagcgagggaggtaggagagtggggagaggactctgtagtaaaggtgagggtgggggggttgtgggctggtcaaacctgttgaagaagttgttgagttcgtttgccttctccacagtcccccccactgtgcttttcttggtgttgtggcctgtgatggttttcacaccattccagacctccctcatattgttcctctccaacttctgctccaccttcctcctgtaggtgtcctttgcttccctcaggcagcgtttcacctcctgctgtgctgctttcatctcctccttcactttgctcctgaaagccttcttcttcatgttgaggacagctttgacttcctgtgttacccacggtttgttattaggataacaccgtaccgtcttagcaggggcgaccgtgtccacacaaaagttgaggtagtctgtaagacTATGTCTTCACCATGTGGGCTCAGaagcacatcccagtctgtggtgtcatagcagtctctgagagcatcctccttttctggggtccatctccggatggagcgcgttgtgacaggctgcctttggacgaggggtgtgtattgtggctgtaggtaaaccaggttgtggtctgacttccctagtggggggtggctctgtatgcatctctcacattggcatacagtaggtcaattgtcctgttgctccttgtgggacaattcacaaactggtgaaaagcagccagagtagaaTCCAGTGTGGCATGATTAAAGTCtccagatataataatgaaagcctcggggtttaagtcacttagataacttaaaatgttattgtttgtcttttttcagtgttttatttgttcctgagtaaatcggtttggctgaggttaaagttatagcttttacacagctgaataaacgtcaagcagacagctgattatcagaagtgtgagatgctccagaatttactccggtgtcctgttatattttagatagcaaggagtttattaaacttcaccaaaacaatctgcaaatttcattaaaatttaataaactatcatcttgtctttatttttagttagcacataccttaaacacttaaagctgtaagctaatgatagctatataagagcagatgctgctggtgcaataagctgtagttttacgtccaatggatgatgatctgattagtcgactaatcgcaaaaataatcggtgactagtcgactatcaaaataatcgtttgtggcagccctagttaacaatggctttcttcttgccactcttccataaaggc
It encodes the following:
- the rcor1 gene encoding REST corepressor 1 isoform X2 encodes the protein MLILTVMLSLNPSSHNHLKSRTDVARAAHLRENLGMLVWIPNSCLNQTQLDEYIAIAKEKHGYNMEQALGMLFWHKHNIEKSLADLPNFTPFPDEWTVEDRVLFEQAFSFHGKSFHRIQQMLPDKSMPSLVRFYYSWKKSRSKTSLMDRQTRKHKRERDDSDDEVEDGNGNPPSDSELDVNKEDKKEVSSGSERSEVKPVSGLKTGGKASQRMKKRPPRGMFLNHQDVVSLSSSTPQGLIRQLDSQLVSIKRQIQTIKQTNSVLKEKLSSGLDELRLPEVNQKFNNRWTTEEQLLAVQAIRKYGRDFQAISDVIGNKSVVQVKNFLVNYRRRFNLDEVLQEWEAEHGMEVGAGASEDDRMEEKMEVCPTEEDEVTAKQTKEDSSSPLNANKPLAS
- the rcor1 gene encoding REST corepressor 1 isoform X1, translating into MPAMLERNPEASGKRRGRAPGGGPVGGKSLSGNGPSTNSCWEEGSSGSSSDDEHGGGGMRVGPQYQAVVPDFDPDVARAAHLRENLGMLVWIPNSCLNQTQLDEYIAIAKEKHGYNMEQALGMLFWHKHNIEKSLADLPNFTPFPDEWTVEDRVLFEQAFSFHGKSFHRIQQMLPDKSMPSLVRFYYSWKKSRSKTSLMDRQTRKHKRERDDSDDEVEDGNGNPPSDSELDVNKEDKKEVSSGSERSEVKPVSGLKTGGKASQRMKKRPPRGMFLNHQDVVSLSSSTPQGLIRQLDSQLVSIKRQIQTIKQTNSVLKEKLSSGLDELRLPEVNQKFNNRWTTEEQLLAVQAIRKYGRDFQAISDVIGNKSVVQVKNFLVNYRRRFNLDEVLQEWEAEHGMEVGAGASEDDRMEEKMEVCPTEEDEVTAKQTKEDSSSPLNANKPLAS